One Oryza brachyantha chromosome 3, ObraRS2, whole genome shotgun sequence DNA segment encodes these proteins:
- the LOC102719096 gene encoding cytochrome P450 78A5-like, with amino-acid sequence MAAAALGSTSTHDYLLLLLHPVSATFVSPLLAALLVVASLLWLFPGGPAWALSRCRRPPPGAPGALAALAGPAAHRALAALSRSVPGGAALASFSVGLTRFVVASRPDTARELLASAAFADRPVKDAARGMLFHRAMGFAPSGDYWRALRRVSANHLFTPRRVSASAPRRMAIGERMLERLSAVAAADGEVGMRRVLHVASLDHVMDTVFGTRYDAASQDGAELEAMVKEGYDLLGMFNWGDHLPLLKWLDLQGVRRRCTTLVQRVDVFVRSIIDEHRHRKRSTGANGGADELPGDFVDVLLGLQGEEKLSESDMVAVLWEMIFRGTDTVAILLEWIMARMVLHPDVQAKAQAELDAVVGRGRAVSDTDVANLRYLQHIVKETLRMHPPGPLLSWARLAVHDAHVGGHLVPAGTTAMVNMWAIAHDPELWPEPDAFRPERFEEDDVGVLGGDLRLAPFGAGRRVCPGKTLALATVHLWLAQLLHRFEWAPAVAGGGVDLSERLNMSLEMETPLVCKAKPRW; translated from the exons atggccgccgccgccctcggctccacctccacccatgactacctcctcctcctcctccacccggTCTCCGCCACCTTCGTCTccccgctcctcgccgccctcctcgtcgtcgcctcgcTGCTGTGGCTCTTCCCCGGTGGCCCCGCGTGGGCGCTctcccgctgccgccgtccccCGCCCGGCGCGCCtggcgcgctcgccgcgctcgccggccCCGCGGCGCACCGCGCGCTCGCGGCCCTGTCGAGGTCCGTGCCTGGCGGCGCCGCGCTGGCGTCCTTCTCCGTCGGCCTCACGCGGTTCGTGGTGGCCAGCCGGCCCGACACAGCGCGGGAGCTCCTCGCCAGCGCGGCGTTCGCCGACCGCCCCGTGAAGGACGCCGCGAGGGGAATGCTCTTCCACCGCGCCATGGGGTTCGCGCCGTCCGGCGACTACTGgcgcgcgctccgccgcgTCAGCGCCAACCACCTCTTTACCCCGCGCCGGGTCTCCGCTTCGGCTCCGCGACGCATGGCCATCGGAGAGCGGATGCTGGAGCGCCTCtccgcggtcgccgccgccgacggcgaggtcggcaTGAGGCGCGTGCTCCACGTGGCGTCCCTGGACCACGTCATGGACACCGTCTTCGGGACGCGCTACGACGCCGCCAGCCAGGATGGCGCCGAGCTCGAGGCCATGGTGAAGGAAGGGTACGACCTCCTCGGAATGTTCAACTGGGGAGACCACCTGCCGCTGCTCAAATGGCTCGACCTGCAAGGCGTGAGGAGGAGGTGCACGACACTGGTGCAAAGAGTCGACGTGTTTGTCCGAAGCATCATCGACGAGCACAGGCACAGGAAGCGCAGCACCGGCGCCAATGGCGGTGCCGATGAGCTGCCCGGAGACTTCGTCGACGTACTGCTCGGACTGCAGGGGGAGGAGAAGCTGTCGGAGTCCGACATGGTCGCCGTCCTTTGG GAGATGATCTTTCGAGGGACAGACACGGTGGCGATCCTGCTGGAATGGATCATGGCGAGGATGGTGCTGCACCCGGACGTCCAGGCGAAGGCGCAGGCGGagctcgacgccgtcgtcggccgcgGGCGCGCCGTCTCGGACACCGACGTCGCCAACCTCCGCTACCTCCAGCACATCGTCAAGGAGACGCTCCGCATGCACCCGCCGGGCCCGCTCCTCTCGTGGgcgcgcctcgccgtgcacGACGCGCACGTCGGCGGCCACCTGGTCCCCGCGGGCACCACGGCCATGGTCAACATGTGGGCCATCGCGCACGACCCGGAGCTCTGGCCGGAGCCGGACGCGTTCCGGCCGGAGCGGTtcgaggaggacgacgtcggcgtgctcggcggcgacctccGGCTGGCGCCGTTcggggccggccggcgcgTCTGCCCGGGCAAGACGCTCGCGCTCGCCACCGTCCACCTCTGGCTCGCGCAGCTGCTGCACCGCTTCGAGTGGGCACcggcggtcgccggcggcggcgtcgacttGTCGGAGCGGCTGAACATGTCGCTGGAGATGGAGACGCCTCTGGTGTGCAAGGCAAAACCTAGGTGGTGA
- the LOC102722751 gene encoding protein SPIRAL1-like 1, giving the protein MSRGGSAGGGQSSLGYLFGGNEAPAPKPAAAPAPLPAPAAAPAPAAAVAASAPAEKASPAKADATKQIPAGIQGSRSNNNYHRADGQNTGNFLTDRPSTKVHAAPGGGSSLGYLFGGN; this is encoded by the exons ATGAGTCGTGGCGGGAGCGCTGGTGGTGGCCAAAGTTCTTTGGGTTACCTTTTTGGGGGCAATGAGGCCCCTGCCCCTAAGCCAGCTGCTGCACCTGCGCCACTGCCAGCACCTGCAGCTGCACCAGCACCAGCTGCAGCTGTGGCTGCATCTGCTCCTGCTGAGAAAGCATCACCTGCAAAGGCTGATGCAACCAAGCAGATTCCAGCTGGAATTCAGGGCAGCCGGAGCAACAACAACTACCACCGAGCTGATGGGCAGAACACTGGAAACTTTCTCACG GATCGCCCTTCCACCAAGGTCCATGCTGCACCTGGTGGTGGCTCTTCCCTGGGCTACCTGTTCGGTGGTAACTGA